GTCAATGCACAGCCGCAaagacccatcatgcttcctttGAAACAACACGGGTGCCCCGTATGGTGCcttggagggttggatgaatccggcatcaagtagctccttTAGTTGCCTCCTTAGTTCTTCAAGCTCTGGAGGCGACATGCGATAAGGGGCTTTGGCGGGTGGTTTAGCGCCGGGTTCCATCTCGATCTGATGATCCACCTCTctcctaggtggtagttgcttgggcaactCTGGCGGCATGACATCCTCATAGTCACTGAGGACCCTTTGGATTTCTttgggtggaggggaggaaatcttcacttccccttcctccatagaagccaagtatgacacctcgcccttcttccatcccttcttgaattgcatggcagatagaagttgggtggtgtttggcttggacacggtgggtatcatgcatggacccCCTTCCAAGATGCACACCGAGTTATAGTggggaagagacactacattgaactgtctcaagaattccatccccaACACGATGTCAAAATCATCCATAGGAGCGACCGAGAAGTCCACCGTGCCTCTCCACgtgccaagttgtagctccaccccgtgagctacgccatcaaggggtttggcttcagaattcacagtcttcagccatccttgacccttcttaagaggaatccctagccgtgtggcctcttccttcttaatgaagttatgagatgctcctgagtcgaccatggcgtgactcttcttcccattaacgagcacctctacaaacatcaaagacctatccttagtggttggctttgtgcttgcctttagggagttgagaagttgtagacaccccaggtgcgacttctcttgaacttccttctcctccaacatAGCATTGAGGGCCTTCCTCTTGGGACAATCTCTAGTCCAATGTGGTCCGttacaaaggaagcaagcatcCTTTGGCTTTTTATCTTTGGAGTTGTCCttcttgccctcctttgatgttgaaggcttgtctCCACGGTCTTTGTACTGTGGCTTGAACCCCTTCGCTCCCCCACCCTTACGGTGATCATCCTTTGGAGATTTGGGCCTTGAAGAGTTGTCACTCTTATGatactcaaattcttctaaggtttCTGCCACGGTCAAggcggtggagatgtcgttgaccccacgacgcttgagttcttgagccacccaagatttgagaccgtcgatgaagttgaagaggagatcttcttcactcatgtttgtaatttgaagcatgagggcagaaaattcctcaacatagttgcggatggaagaagtgtgcttcaactccttcattctcttccgcgcATGAATGGCCACATTCTCGGGATAGAATTGCCTCTTGAGTTcacgcttgaactcttcccaagaatcaatggagcaagtacccttctctatctcactatgcttacgtcgccaccaagtaccagcaagattagtaagatagagggaagcagtacgtaccttgacacgctcgtcttgcatgttcaaagcttcaaagtagcgctccatgtgccacatgtagttgtcaagttctttggcatcccgcttgccatcgaactcttttggtttgggggtatccacccttggtgtcgccATCATCCCAGCTCCGACGACGCCCCCATTGGCCACTGCACGCTTGCATATAGCCCAATCCGCCTTGGTCTCCTCTAGACCGACGCGGTATTCCTCCATTTGCCCATGGAGTTTCGTTAGCTCCCCCAAGACCCGGTCTTGGAAAGCAACGTTCTCAACACGTTGTGCTTCGATGGTAGGGTGAATGGTGCTTAGAATGGACTCCTTGAGCGATTCGGattgtccctccaatcctagctcctccaTACCTTGCTCCACGATGTCAAGCCGGTCCCTGACATCCGCTACTGCCACCTCCATCCTGGTCACCGTGTTGTCGAGGGTGCTCACCTCCCTGTGAGACAGATCCCATTCCTCgatcttggccaatatcttggccatggccctctcgatcccatcgagacgagactccatagatgagcttgagtccttcgacctcttgctctttcttgtctcctggacctccatggtgatctcacttggatccgccatcctaacttggttggctctgataccaactgtcacggacttagaatttcttcactcgacccgtgcggccttaggaggctttctctcccacaaagctcctaagtaagccttctaaaggactcaagacaatagagaacaaactagagagagaagatagagagagatgctctagagaacttgtttctcttattgcttggtgatttacacaaatgagagcccctctatttatagggaactcttggtacaaagaatggttaggattgtgacacttgtcatcaatccaacggtaaagaactttctagattcctactctagaattgtctataaggccctttctagaacactactctaaattgtctagaacgccccttctagatgactccacacaattccacaagattacaaaagacttggaggcttctagaaggttagcaaattctctaaaaaacCCTAGGTGGTGACAAAGGGCTCAGGCCTCAACCAAAgtctccatgcatgcatgtatgtatatacAGGCCTTAACTATTGCATGCAGCTAATGTTTGTAGGCTTGGTTGAATCGAGTATGAAATTAGTTTTCCACTAACAATCATAGTACTCTAGCCAAATCAGCACgcaaaagtttatatatatatatacacacacacacgcatgtAGGTACGTATGGGCTAGACTTAGGTTGTGTTTGTGAATACAACTGTTTTTAAACTTTATCATACTATTTCATAACTATTTACAAACACTTCCatgttatttacaaataatttattattatttataaactattcaTTACAATTTATAATCTATTTCAGTACCATTTATAGGTAATACGAGATACTCCCACAGTCCAAATGAAGCCAAATTATttgaaatgatatcaaagattTCCCAATCTTAAGAAACATATCACGTTCTACTTACTTTatgtagcttttttttttctaaattaatttttttaatttaataattaaagaagtaatttttagtatatttgtgtatttttttattttttaaaaatatttaaatatattaaaaaaataaaaaatcacactTGTGCTAGGCCGCACGCCCAGTAGCCATAGCAGGCGGCAGCCTAGCACAACTCCTCCAAAAATAATTTGACCCAGTGGAATGGAGAGCAATTTACTGGAAACGTCCTTACGCACTAATAACACAGTTCACATTGGTTAAAGCTGTAGGATAGGATTGCTTGAACCTGCTTGCTTGAATTATGCCCACAAAAATTGCTGACATGGCTACCATCCTTTGTCAAAGCAGTCGGAAAgcattaaaatttaagaatgtaTTATGCATGTTTAACTCTGCACACGTGTTGCAGCCAAAGTTGGTCAAAGCTAGAGATTAttcttttctatcttttgggATGGGGTAGGTAAAGTTTAAGAAAATGGTAGATATTAGCTGTTCCAGAAGCTGGTACGCAGAAcggtaataaaataaaatggtagTTTATCAGCTGACTTTCCATTGTGCAATACTTTCTGCATCCTTCAGAATTCTATAGGGgtgaaaaaaaacaattaaagccAAAGAGAAATGATGAATGTTACAATGGTCATAACATAACCAGATGGGATTGTCAGGTTCATTCTTGTCTAATCAGCATATCTTATCACAAATGTAGCAAGATAAGATCCAGATGTAGCTTTTACATGTTTTAACAATGAGATGATCTCTAGCAAGCATGGAATCTTTTATACTTTGCAGTGGATCCTTCTGTTCTCCACTTCACTTCACTTCACTTCTATACGAGCACGGTCAAAGAAAAGCAACGAGTTATGTGACTAAAAAAGACAATGTTAAAACAATGAATAGGGCAATTATTCTCATAATTTGTTGAAATGTGGGAAATGATGATGCCTGGAGATGTAATTACATTTTACGACCCACGATATGATCATCAAAGATTTCTTACGGTAGACTAAAGCCAGTATATAAGAAGATCCATGGCCAGTTCATACCTAATTATCGTAGAAGCGGGAACGGCGTCTTCGAGAACTGTGAATACAACAGCAATACTTGTAAGTTTTTCATAAAGTAATGAAACCAGGAAACGCCACCTTACATACTAATCTGCATGCTATTTTCATGCCAAACATACCCCTACCTCACCATTCAAGCTCCAAAAAGAAAACCTTTTCAGAATTTTAGTCGTGTGCATTGAAAAACAGGGTAAATATGACAAGTTAACTCAATCCCCCGAcccaccccctcccccccccccaagaAAACAATTACCCAATGACCTGtatgcattttcttttcttttttcatacgTAATACCTCTCAAGACATAATGCATCAAGTTACTATTTAATGATCAATAATACTTCTCAGACTATAATATATGGCACTGATAATAATCTTATGTCTAGTTTAGGTCAAAATTAATCTTACACTACCCACTACGTTAGGGAGCCAATCTTACCAACTCGAAAGCCAAAACGCAAACCTAAAGACATCTTAAAAGAAGGTCAAATGCTGCTTGCCCAATAATCATAGGATTAAAAAAACTTCCAGATGATTATATTAGCTTTACGAgcaatgaaggattttattgacttttagataattatattttttacaagtAGCTTAATTTAGTTCACCACATTTGCTAAGTCAACTTTGAACATCATATTACGATAATGCTTCACAAATGTAGCATTCCAGGTCTCGTTATACCTGTACACTGACAAAATGATTGAGAAAGCAagctgtttttttcttttcttttttttttttttggggggggggggggggaggggaatGACGTCCATTTTAAACTTGTGCCATGAAGAAATTTATGTACACAATCAAAAGCAGGCAGGATTCTGATCAACGGAGAGAGGTAGGATCAATCAGTAAATAAAGCTTGAAATTCAATGGACATCAaacagaaaaatatgatttgaaGACAATTGAGATTCAGAAGCAGCACTACTAACCTGCGATGACTGGAGTTACTTGTTGGGACATTTGTACTCAAAAACTCATCGTCAGTCTCATCTATCCTATACTCAGGAAATTCTATAGATGCCACAGAACCCTCATCAGAAACAGAATTTTCATAACTTGTTCGGCGATTTCCTCTTCTTGTATCACTAACTCTTGACCTTCTTCTGTTTCTAGAATTCCTGAAGTTATCAAACACCTGATACAAAATACAAGAGGTCCACCAGTTCCCCTCATCCCCAGGGAAGTCCTCAAACTCGTCTCCAGTTTCATCGTCCCCATATTCAATTACATAATCTCCCAAAACCACCCCACGTGGGACTTCTGAATGAATAGTGCTCAAAACGTCTATGATCTCAGAGGACTGTTGAAAATTCTCCCAATCAAGCTGCCGTGCAGGATCAATCTTTGATGGACGAGCATGAGGGTGCTCCAGTTGAGCATGCTTTTGCAGTTCTAAGTAAGTTCCCCTGAATGTACATTGTTCCTCCTCACAACAACGTTTCTTCGCATCCAGATATAGACGGGCCTTGTCAACAACAAACCACCCAATAACCTCTCCTCTACACAAGGGACAACATGGTTTACAGTTGCCTTCAGATGCCACGGGATCCCTGTTTTCTGTGGGAGTTACATCAGATGTTAAAGGGATTGACATACCATAAGCACTTTTGAAACGGTCCAAGCAATTTGAATGCAAGTGGTCTGTGTCACAAACAAAAGGACGGCATCCTTTCTCATAAGAAGAGCATTGGAGGAGTACACCATTATGCGGAAAATCCAAGCATATAGGGCAAATCACATCTTCCCACTTGGTATTTAACTGAATATCATCCGTGTTGGATACATTGAGATTGAACCCAACTTTACATGAAGGTCTTAAGGCCATGAAGACTATTAACTCGAAAATGCACAAGGAGATGGCATGCAGCTCACTTTCTTTAGACGATAATTGACAATTAAACAATAGACTTGATGAATTACCAAGGAAAGCCTAGCCAATCTTTTATGTCACACCAAATAGATCAAGTCCTTGATGTAGAACAACATGCTTTCCGACAAAGCTGCACAGTCAAACATAGGTAATTAGAAGCTGGgtgaaaaaaatttaagtgGAGGTAgaactttttataaaatgttCGTTAAATTCTTAAGATCCAGAAACTCCTTTTAACGAAAACCCTGTTCATAAACCATCATTGGTATACTCCTTTCAGTATGAGCCTCAAAATAAATGACCATGTAAGCCATATATTGTCGACTTTCCCGTAGCTATGTAAAATGGGCACAGGCCTTTACAACACTTTTCCCAAGAGAACCAGCAAGTTTCATCTCTGGCATCTATGTTCCATATGCTTGCCCAGGCAAGTATGTTCAATATAGAATATGATGTCGGTTTAAGAGAGAGAGCGAGTGAGAAATAGAGCAATCATAATGTCATTTGAAATCAAGCAACTCAATTTCAGTCGAAGTCTTATCAATAGAGATAAAATTTCGATATTCCATGCAGAACATAAAAGACTGAGCTTACAACTTATAGCCACTAGGAAGAAAAACCGACCTAAAATTATGGTAAAAAATGATGATCCATTGACCACCTAGGTTTCAACACGGCGAGAAAAGGTCTACCAACCCAAAATCTTTGAATTTATGAAAGACCCCATAGGTCCGTACTAACTGATAGACTAGAAGATAGATATTAGGAATAAGAAAGCAAACTAAAATTGAGAGATTATAACATTAACAAAAATCGACCAATCCACAATCATGGGCATTCAACAAAAGGAGGCGGGGAAGTAACCATAACGAGTAAAATCAAAACGTTAAATCCAAATTCATGGATGTTCCGTAGAATCAAAGGAGACCTAGTTAAAATCAATCAAAACCCAGGACCGATTTTCCTTTACTCAGAAAGAACAAAGACATAAATTGATATACAAGCAAACTGCTGAATAACATTGAAATTGAACAGGACTTACCTGATATAGGGTTATTTTGGAGTCGAACCACACATAAGGCCGAAAGAAGAACGAGACGGAGAAAGTTCGGTCTTCGGTTTGTGTGGGCGATCGGATGGTTCAGTTTCAGACTTTGAGGAGTAGCAGCAGGTAGGGTCCCTTCTGTCTTTCTCCCTTTTCTCGCCTTTTCCAAAAGAAGGTTAAAAATGGTAAAGTAGGCCCTTTTAATGTTTATTGACGTAAGTGCCCTTTTACATTGAccaaaacagaatttttattaattaaaaactaGTGTGAAATGTTAAAGTTGTCCTCTCAATTCATTTCCCATATTTGTACCTTAACGACCGGTGGTTTCGTTttgctgttttgttttgttttgtttttttttcttttttcagtggtctttgtttttttttttatattttaaatgatcattAATTTTTATCGTCCTAATTTTATATTCAGCCTTCGCTTTcagatttgtatatatatatttttaaatcaagagtaatgttatatatagttatttttatttattttttatacactttattAATATGGTAAAactcaatatttattttatattaaaaaaaacgaCATAACCAACCATATTAacaaaatgctaaagaaaataaacatgtGGACTGTCGCATTAACCTGTCGTGTGCAAGCTATATAAGAGAGTGAGTTCACTTAACACaatattcattatttaaataaaagaaaaatgatatttatagtcgtaaaatatataaatattgtgtaatctctttacaaaagtgagtaaatacaagacccacattaaaaaaaaaaaaaaaattagtagttGATACTCTTTTTCCAAAACGGTTACACGTCGCTTACGCATTTCAAGActttatgtaatattactcttaaatgaaaaatcaaatatattaaaaaaaaatacttatttggTTGTGATAGTCATatatttgaactttgaaaaatgAGTCATGAACGTAAAGCTATACCTATTTTTTCTCATATTCTCGTGTTTTAAGTGGAAGATCATTGCTTCTTTAACATGCAATAAAATTTAAACCCTATGTCAATAGAAATCAATAGGAAATTCGATAATAGCACTCACAATgagttatataaaatttaaagaaaagtaGTCTAAATATGCATCCAACGGATATTacatttcatttctattttctatttttgtacAGTATTGATGCTGGAGGTAGAAGAGACTATGcataaatgtaaatatttttttatttattgtttatctCTTATTGTACTTTTTCTCTCAAATTAATTTCTCTTCTTATACTTTttcttccataaaatattaaaatatataatattaaaataatataaagaaaaagttaataaaccaatacatgatatattgtaaaaattaatatataaaataaaaaatatgacatttggtgatttattttaaaaaataggataaaaaatttattaaaagtgCTCTTAGTACTACGCTGTACGTACAATCCACATTTCTtcgatataaaaataaataaggaaaaatataattacaaatataatagtatattaatcTGCGCACAAATTTGATgtaatttgttaaaaaataaattttattaaaaatagtgttaatttaacttttaaatataaatgaatcaatattaatatgtaaattaatacgcgattttgtttatacgtaacaaaattcaataaataaaatccattaattgagagagagagagagagagagcggttACAGTtacacgtgcatgcatgcatggatgatgCAGGTGTCTTTAACGCCGAACAGCCGCGATCGCATTCAAATCGTTCGTTTTTGTTGTTTTCGGCCCATTAATGTacattacaaataaaataaaataaagatattgtTTTTTTCGTAAACTAAATGACGTAGTAGTATTACCAAATTCGGTGAGGGTTTGATTGCCTAACTaacaatgttttttatttttgtttttttgtcatttatagaATAATTTTGTATGACTCACCGCTACcaattaaaatcatatttccttGCATAAACTAAAGATAAAAATTACTAATACCCCgagagattataaaattaagagaaGAATCTGCCCATAATTGAAAAGGACATTTTGCTAAACACATGCGGCCCTCACGCATGAAAACTTCTCTGACATTATATGCATATAAAAGAGAGAAGAATGTTGGATATGACAAACAATCCCTTAATGCGACAGATTGAGAGGAGACGAatgcttttttctttcttatggaATTGAACTGTGTAGAACTTCCAGCGATGAATATATATTACGACTATAACACCTTCTAAGTTTCTAATCCAGGAGTGTATTGCCTGCCTATATtgcatgaataataataaaaaaagaatcaataaaTATTGCAAAGTACAGTTATATAAATATTCGACCTATACCTTTCTTGTGAAATGCACACACCACGTACCAAAAACAGAAGAATTCGCTGACATTAAAATCGACAGAAACCTCATGCGCCAATCACAAACTACTGAAATCTGGTTTCCTCGATTATTCGGGTTACAACCCCGACAGCAATTGTTCTTCCTAATGCTCTTAGAAATACCCTCCCAAGAGCTTTACAGCTTGAAAACTCTTCCACACAAACGGGCCCTTGTAAAGCCACCTGAagttagaagaagaaaaaaataaaaagaaaagggtcAAACCAAAAGTAACCAAAACGCTATCAAACCAATTAACCTTTGAACTGAAGTTGCACAATTTTCGGTCAACTTAATTCACCTCAAGGACTGCAGTCTGCTTTGCATTAAGGCAGCGAGGTGCTTTCTTTGTCACCTTGCCAGTCTTTGGATCAAGTAAAGATAGTATTCTGACCACTCTTGCGGCTTCCCTTGCATGGTGTACATGAAATTCCAACTGTTCGTTCCAGTCAAATCATTATATCGTTTCGGTAGGTAAATAACATTTTGAAACCAGAACATAAAAATATGatgtatgtatttgtgtgttGTGTCATGTATGCAGAAAAACACACCTGGGAACCAATTAAAATCGGAATTGTAACATCCAAAACAAGAACTTTCAGTTCCAAATGTTTTGCAATAGCAACAGGAAAGTCAGGGTGACATAGCACGCCCCCAGCCACCACAAGGCTCCCATCAATGTCTTGCAGACTAACAGCCACACTGTCTCCAGCTCTTGCAAAGGTACAAGCCTGAGAGTTACGCTCTAAGGAACGTACTGAGCCCACATTTCCTGAAGGCATGACTAGAACCTATAATTACACACAGTATAGTTACGGCTATAGTAcaagggaaacaaaagaaagtgaataaaaaaaaatagtacctaaagtaattagaatacttCTAACTAAAACCAGTGATCTTTGTCATTGACATACAAAACACTCTGATTGTACATGCATGAACTGTCATTCAATCATACTGATCACTTCTATCAGGGTGAAAGAGAAAATGGACCATCTATTCTATGGGTTTCTGAATCAAATCAAAGATTGCGGAGTGAGAGGGTAAAAAGCACAGTTTAAACAGATCTTTCACCGTATGTTCTGGTTGGTGATCCACACATTCAATGTTTCAAAACCATCTATCTCTTGGATCACATGATGCAGAATGAAACTCTACAtctcataaattttatttttgtaagtcTACATCTCATAAATGACGACAATTTACCCACAAAAGTATTATCCCAGGAAAAAACGtgtaataaatatgtataaGTATACCATGAAAGATCAAAATCAGTACATGCTGCAATATAAATTTGGAAAGTTCAAGGAAAAGACCAATTTCAGATGTTCCTTTCATGGAAAATATAACTGAACCTGGTCTGCATGCAATCAAGGAAGCTTAGGTTCACTCAAGTGATTCAATGACATATGCAAATCCAACAATGGAATGAATTCTAACAAGGAACTTAATATTTTGGAGAATAAAattaactacaaaaaaaatcgATACTACCAAATGTGTACCTTGGATCCACTTCGAAGAGCTCCAGCTTCTAGTTTACCACAGGCAGACACCTGCCCCTGTGAAGACAATTTAACAACATCACATATCGGCATAAGTAGAGGCTTTGAGAAATCTCTTGTGGGAGGTTGGAGGGAGTCAACTGCATCCAGTAGATAAGGTCCATGATACCTGCATTCCAATTACCTTgctcaattttaaatatttgcaATATCAGTTGCACATCattcaaatatttataaaaagttccTCATGGTGATGACAAAGAAAGCTAAAATCCCAACATAGACAGTTTAGTGGCATGCTTGATTTAACCAAGACGGGGTGTCAAGCACTACAATAACTTCAGCTCAAAGAAAGCCACTGCCCAACATGGACATATTAGTGGCATAATTGATTTAACCTAGACGGGGCGTCAAGCATTACACCATACTTGACCGTACATCCCACCtatatttatttgctttttatgTTTACTTTCAGTCAACTTTTCTATTAACTCAACCCACAGGGGCATGTGACATGGTACCAAAATTGAATATTAGCCTGTTCTTCTTCTACTGTGTACCACTCTTGCCAAGGGAAAAATTTCCAAGGAAGGGGGAAAGAGAAcctgaaatgaaaaagaaaaaaaaaaaaaaaatcaacaatacCAGCATAGAATTTATTCGAACTTTCCAATCTTCGTTGCCTTCTTCAGTATGTATATCATAGCATGTTTTAGAGCTAAAATTTATTACTTGTAGCCAAAAAggtatcccccccccccccctctttctctctccaaataaaataaacaacatataTTAGCAGTATGGTACAATCTCTTGCTTTGTTTCCTACTCTGAAGTTGCTAGCCCTCTGGACTAGACTATTGTCTTTGAGCTGATGTTGTCAGAGGCAAATGGTGATCTCAAGCCAACAAGTCCCTGTATTGCCCAAAGTGTGAGGTGCTAGAAAAGGCAATTGGTCAATGAATTAAAGCACCAAGTTTTAAATGTATACATCATGAACCCATATTATATGTATTTGACGCATCAGAATAGTACAATCAAGTGACCTCAAGCTTAATGGATAGTAGCTGGTCTATTTAATGCTGCCTGTTGTAGAATCGTCGGTAGCTGGGCCACGCTATCATGTGCAATTTCAGCATGCTGTATGGGAGGCATTCGGTATGCAAAAGATATGAGGAAGAATAGACATTCTTTGTAGAGtcaataatattattacttCCATTCAAAGTTCTTAGTTCCTTCGACGGTGCATATCTTAGCAATGGCATCAAATGTGACAGCCATAACGATGGTATATAAAAAAGATGAAGACCTAGAGGAGGAAAAAAGATGTATGACCTAGAGGAAACTCACCAGGACAGCAAAAAAACATCAGAAGGGACAGCCACCAAATTTTGATTCTCCATGGCACTCAATGGGATCCATGAAATAGAAGAATCTCTAAAATTACAAGAACGGAGAAATGTTCCAAGTTGCTGTTTAATAAAGTCAAACCGTTCTTTCGAGTAATCCACAGCATCCATTTTGTTAACTGCAACTATAATTTGATCAACACCAAAACTTCTGATAAGTTGTGCATGCTCCCGCGTTTGCCCTTTAGCACCATCCATACTGGCTTCAAATGAACCAACTGAGGCATCTATGACAAGAATTGCAGCATCAGCTTGAGCTGCCCCGGATATCATGTTTGGTACAAAATCCTTATGGCCTGGTGAATCAAGCAGAACAACATGATACTTTTTAGAATCAAAATAAGCAACAGCCACTGTCATAGTTATTCCTCTTTCCCTTTCTTCAGTGCTCTCATCCAATGCCCAAGCATAAGCAAAGGACCCCTTGCCCTGCTCGAATATACAAACATCACATGAATACAATAACTTCGGGCTTTTTTTTTCCACTAAGTTACAATAACTTCAGGCTTTTAAAGCACCCTCATACAAATTGTAGTGATTTTACCTGTAACTTAGCCTCCTTCTCATATTTGTGCATCTCTTTTTGGGATATTCGCCCTAAGAGGTGTAGTAATCTACCAGAGAGTGTTGATTTTCCAGAATCAACATGACCAACCTACAATGACAGATTGAATGAACTGGCCTCACTGATGTGTTCAGATTATATATCAACTACAAAAGAGATAAATGGCTGAAGTGTTAGGATTAAGGACAACTTACAATTGCAAGATTCAGTTGAGTCAATGTATCTTCAGCTTGGTCAGGGAGCATCCACTTTTCAGGTTTATATTCTGCATTTGAACGAGTCACTCTGGTATTAACATTTTTTGACAATCCAGATCCAACATTTAAAGCCCTTTTGTTCAAACTATTGGTAAGGCTTTGTGAGTTGCCCCCACTCATTGAAGAACTACTGCTTTCATCTAGTTTATCATGTCTGCCTTTTAGATTCATTGAAGGTGAGCAAACAGAACTTTTATCACTAGATAGTGTGTTGCCCGTATCATTCTCCAAACGATTTCTCTCGTCCCTACTGAAATGTCTGCCTTTTGACGTCAATGAAGATGAGATATCTGACCTTTCAGTACTTGATTTACTAAGTACACCATTCTTCTCATTGATGCTTGAGGGAACTCTTGAAGTTTTCAAGTCAGTTGAATTGGCTGCAAGTAAAAAGTTGCAGACAAAAAAACGTAAACATTCTAAACTCAGGAGGTAcaaaaactgct
This genomic window from Carya illinoinensis cultivar Pawnee chromosome 7, C.illinoinensisPawnee_v1, whole genome shotgun sequence contains:
- the LOC122315641 gene encoding uncharacterized protein LOC122315641, encoding MALRPSCKVGFNLNVSNTDDIQLNTKWEDVICPICLDFPHNGVLLQCSSYEKGCRPFVCDTDHLHSNCLDRFKSAYGMSIPLTSDVTPTENRDPVASEGNCKPCCPLCRGEVIGWFVVDKARLYLDAKKRCCEEEQCTFRGTYLELQKHAQLEHPHARPSKIDPARQLDWENFQQSSEIIDVLSTIHSEVPRGVVLGDYVIEYGDDETGDEFEDFPGDEGNWWTSCILYQVFDNFRNSRNRRRSRVSDTRRGNRRTSYENSVSDEGSVASIEFPEYRIDETDDEFLSTNVPTSNSSHRSSRRRRSRFYDN